The Dehalobacter sp. genomic sequence AAAGACTGGTACCCGTTTGTCATGGTATTTAACGATAATGAAGGTTTTTCGCAGTACACCGGAAGAGACCTTTCCCTGTCGATGATCTATAATTTTGGCGCGTTCAGCTGGAATTACGGTTCGTCCACGCTTTACAAGGATGATTCGCCTTATTATGCGAGCTTTTATGGCGGATATCTGATCAAGGACAACTCTGGGCAAAGCAAGTATGGTTTTTCTGCAGATGGAAAGCTGAATATCAGTGAAATAACGGCTGTAACGGAATATGATTATAAGAAGCTGGTCCTGGACAGCCTGGGCTGCCCTGTCGAGCAGCAAAAAATGGATGTTCTTTCCTCCGAGGTCAAGAGCAGAGTCGCATATGCGGGTTATGAGGGCTGGGAACAAATCGATGCAATCATCCTGGTAAACAGTCCGGCCCACAAATATGAAGGCAGCCGTCGCGCTTACATTCAGTACGGCAATCCGCTCAAAAAAACCAGCCTGGAGGATTTCCCGCTGATTGCATCCCGTACAAGAATTTATGTGAGATATTTTGAGGAGTTTGACAGTACAGTCCTTTTGTATATCTTTACTCCTTTTGCAGAGACGCTGGAGCAATGTGACCAGAATATTCTCAGCAAGACAGTCATTGCGAAAAGCGAATAACCCGGCAGCAAAGGCCGCCAGGATAAAAAATTGGAGGTTCGGCCTATGGACAATTGTATTTTTTGCAAAATCGTGAACAAGGAAATTCCTTTAGCAATCGTCTTTGAAAACGAAGATATCCTGTGTTTTAAGGATATTAACCCCGTGGCGCCTGTTCACATTCTGGTTATTCCGAAAAAACACCTGACCAGTCTGAATGATCTGACAGAAGATGACATGGCTGTGACCGGCAGGATTTTTGTCCTGATCAAGCAGCTTGCAGTAGAATTCGGGGTCGCGGAATCGGGCTACAGAGTTGTTGTAAACTGCGGGCCTGACGGAGGTCAGGAAGTCGGACATCTGCACTATCATCTGATCGGCGGCAAGCCGCTGGGCAAGAAAATCGGCTAAACATCTTTTGGAAAAACCGTCAGATTAGGACTGAGTTGTGTTTTGATATGCCAAAAAAGCAGGCTCCTTCCAGCTTGACGTGTCCATATTCATCCTTTATAATTATTTCGTATCATTTACCAGTGGAGGGAGGGATAAAAAATGAGTGAAGTCAGAGTCGGTAAAAATGAATCCCTGGATTCCGCACTCCGCCGGTTCAAGCGAAATTGTCAACGTTCGGGGGTATTATCGGAAGCTCGCAAACACGAGCATTACGAGAAGCCAAGCGTTAAGAGAAAAAAGAAATCTGAGGCTGCGCGGAAACGTAAATTCAAATAAGGGAGTTGGCTCCAATTGTCCCTGAAGGATCGTCTGGTTGAGGATATGAAGACAGCTATGAAGGCCAAAGAGGAGGGGAAGGTTAGACTTTCTGTTATCCGAATGGTACGGGCTGCCATCAAATACGCTGAGATAGACAAGAAAATGGAGTTCAACGATGATAATCAGGTTATCGAGGTTCTTGCCCGCGAGTTAAAAATGCGGCGGGATGCGATGGAACAGTTTGCCAACGCGAACAGGCCCGACAAAGTTCAGGAGCTCGAAGAGGAAGTCGCCATCCTAATGGAATACTTACCTCAGCAGCTCACTGAAGGGGAAATCCGCGAAATAGCTAAAGAAATCATCGCTGAAACCGGTGCCCAAGGCCCCAAAGATCTGGGGAAAGTCATGGGAATTATTACGCCGAAGATAAAAGGAAGAGCCGAAGGGAAGCTTGTGAATCAAGTCGTGAGAGGACTCTTGGGTTCCTAAAAAAGAGTAGTGAAAAACTGCCGCTAAAACATAAGCGGCAGTTTTTTTGTTTTAATTGGTATACTCTGGGTTTAAGCCATAACCCTAACCGCTCTTCGTCTATTGTGCCATGGACGTTGAAAAGCCGCGCTTCTTATCGAATGCCATGTCGTCCATGACGCATTCGACCCTAGGCACATTCAGTGCCGCCGCGTGCTCCGCTTGGCCGAGAATAGGCTACATGACGTTAAATCTGACGTTAAATTTTGCGTCCATTAAGCTATCATATTAAAAATGAGCGAGCATCTGCTCTTTCATTTTCCTTTGCTCTCCCCTGTTCCTCTGGGTCTCCCGCTAACTGCTTGGACTATTCTCTGCTCCTGGTGCATAGACATGCTATGAAGGGAGTGGTAAGCGTGCTGAAAAGGCTTCAGAAACATGCTGGTGAGATCCTGGAGTTTCCGACGGATGTCCTGGATAACGGACCTAAAATAACCATTATCGGACGCAGTGAGATCATCATAGAATATTTTGATGAAGTGGTCGGATTTTCGGATCAGGAAATTACTTTGCGGACTTCCGAGGGTAAACTCTGCCTTAACGGAGATAAATTTATTCTTACCGCTGTGCAGGATCATGAGATCAGTATCCGCGGCCGGTTAACCGGACTAAGCTTTGGGGAGGGCTGAAGGTGTTCGGAAAATTTGGCAGATACCT encodes the following:
- a CDS encoding histidine triad nucleotide-binding protein, with the protein product MDNCIFCKIVNKEIPLAIVFENEDILCFKDINPVAPVHILVIPKKHLTSLNDLTEDDMAVTGRIFVLIKQLAVEFGVAESGYRVVVNCGPDGGQEVGHLHYHLIGGKPLGKKIG
- the rpsU gene encoding 30S ribosomal protein S21 — protein: MSEVRVGKNESLDSALRRFKRNCQRSGVLSEARKHEHYEKPSVKRKKKSEAARKRKFK
- a CDS encoding YabP/YqfC family sporulation protein, with product MLKRLQKHAGEILEFPTDVLDNGPKITIIGRSEIIIEYFDEVVGFSDQEITLRTSEGKLCLNGDKFILTAVQDHEISIRGRLTGLSFGEG
- a CDS encoding GatB/YqeY domain-containing protein, which translates into the protein MSLKDRLVEDMKTAMKAKEEGKVRLSVIRMVRAAIKYAEIDKKMEFNDDNQVIEVLARELKMRRDAMEQFANANRPDKVQELEEEVAILMEYLPQQLTEGEIREIAKEIIAETGAQGPKDLGKVMGIITPKIKGRAEGKLVNQVVRGLLGS